From Bifidobacterium longum subsp. longum JCM 1217, one genomic window encodes:
- a CDS encoding biotin--[acetyl-CoA-carboxylase] ligase, with amino-acid sequence MMIALKAATPQLPRTTAVADHVVAVDETDSTNALAVQMIGDGSLTLPDHQDGELAVAVVAADRQTAGRGRNGHKWVSQPGRCSTMSYAVRIPRAIATDESVNGWLQMIAGLVTLDALNGMIEEYGAAPNQPDCSLELKWPNDVFCHGLKLGGLLSELVIPPSSGTGTDADVDDDVVIVFGVGLNLALGACRLPTPQSTSLQLHVSGLPSFGEMRDAVAERQVEGFRERLVKFIADPKGQAESLREEVKAVCWARGRQVEAHFTDGTTLTGEAIGLNEDASLILRTQDGTDHTVRTADVGVL; translated from the coding sequence ATGATGATTGCGTTGAAAGCTGCAACGCCGCAGCTACCCAGAACTACAGCCGTCGCAGATCATGTGGTCGCCGTGGACGAAACCGATTCGACCAACGCGCTGGCCGTACAGATGATTGGCGACGGGTCGTTGACGTTGCCCGACCACCAGGATGGCGAACTGGCGGTGGCCGTGGTGGCCGCCGACCGGCAGACCGCCGGCCGTGGGCGCAATGGTCACAAGTGGGTCAGTCAGCCCGGCCGTTGCTCGACGATGTCCTATGCCGTGCGCATTCCGCGCGCGATCGCCACCGACGAATCCGTCAATGGCTGGCTGCAGATGATCGCCGGACTGGTCACGCTGGACGCCCTGAACGGCATGATCGAGGAATACGGTGCCGCGCCGAACCAGCCGGACTGCTCGCTGGAACTCAAATGGCCGAACGACGTGTTCTGCCACGGGCTCAAGCTGGGCGGGCTGCTCTCGGAACTGGTGATTCCGCCGTCGTCCGGTACCGGTACTGATGCTGATGTCGATGACGACGTCGTCATCGTGTTCGGCGTCGGCCTGAACCTGGCCTTGGGCGCCTGTCGGCTGCCCACGCCGCAATCGACCTCGCTGCAGCTGCATGTCTCCGGGCTGCCGTCGTTCGGCGAGATGCGCGATGCGGTGGCCGAACGTCAGGTCGAGGGCTTCCGCGAGCGGTTGGTGAAGTTCATCGCCGACCCGAAGGGCCAGGCCGAGTCGTTGCGCGAGGAGGTGAAGGCGGTGTGCTGGGCGCGCGGCCGTCAGGTCGAGGCGCACTTCACGGACGGCACCACGCTGACCGGCGAAGCCATCGGCCTCAACGAAGACGCCTCACTGATCCTGAGAACACAAGACGGCACGGACCATACGGTCCGCACCGCCGATGTGGGAGTGCTGTAA